From Curtobacterium sp. SGAir0471, the proteins below share one genomic window:
- a CDS encoding inorganic phosphate transporter: MDITLIVVLVIALALFFDFTNGFHDTANAMATPIATGAMKPKVAVTVAAVLNLVGAFLSTAVATSISHGLINEGPGGVAITPEMIFAGLIGAVVWNMITWLRGLPSSSSHALFGGLIGAAIVGAGFGSVNYAALLTVVIIPAFLSPVIAALVSLLATRIAYRVTRRPVFPNERGGFRIGQVFTSSMVSLAHGTNDAQKTMGVITLTLIASGAQSADQGVQFWVVVACALAIALGTYTGGWRIIRTLGSGITEIRATQGFAAEASTAATILASSHLGFALSTTQVSSGSIIGAGLGRRGSKIQWSTAGKIVIAWFITLPAAAAVGAIASGIARLGVGGLVVDAVVGAAVILGLYLWSLRKPHEQAAAIEVDVAANAVYTRKELRDLQRKKRAAQVAERRAELSRERTLRRMAGRNGGRR; the protein is encoded by the coding sequence GTGGACATCACACTCATAGTCGTCCTGGTCATCGCGTTGGCCCTCTTCTTCGACTTCACAAACGGATTCCATGACACCGCCAACGCGATGGCGACCCCGATCGCCACGGGTGCCATGAAGCCGAAGGTGGCCGTCACGGTCGCCGCGGTGCTCAACCTCGTCGGTGCGTTCCTCAGCACCGCCGTGGCGACGTCGATCTCGCACGGGCTGATCAACGAGGGCCCCGGCGGCGTCGCGATCACCCCGGAGATGATCTTCGCGGGCCTCATCGGCGCGGTGGTGTGGAACATGATCACCTGGCTGCGCGGTCTGCCGTCGTCGTCCTCGCACGCGCTGTTCGGCGGGCTCATCGGCGCCGCGATCGTGGGCGCGGGGTTCGGATCCGTCAACTACGCGGCACTGCTGACCGTCGTGATCATCCCGGCGTTCCTGTCGCCGGTGATCGCGGCGCTGGTGTCGCTCCTGGCGACCCGGATCGCCTACCGTGTCACCCGTCGTCCGGTGTTCCCGAACGAGCGCGGCGGCTTCCGCATCGGTCAGGTGTTCACGAGCTCGATGGTGTCGCTCGCGCACGGTACCAACGACGCGCAGAAGACGATGGGCGTGATCACGTTGACGCTCATCGCCTCGGGTGCGCAGTCCGCCGACCAGGGCGTGCAGTTCTGGGTCGTCGTCGCCTGTGCGCTCGCGATCGCCCTCGGCACCTACACCGGCGGTTGGCGCATCATCCGGACGCTCGGCTCGGGCATCACCGAGATCCGAGCGACCCAGGGCTTCGCGGCCGAGGCGTCCACCGCGGCGACCATCCTGGCGTCGAGCCACCTCGGCTTCGCCCTCTCGACGACCCAGGTGTCGTCGGGCTCGATCATCGGTGCGGGCCTCGGTCGACGCGGCTCGAAGATCCAGTGGTCGACCGCGGGCAAGATCGTGATCGCCTGGTTCATCACCCTGCCGGCCGCGGCGGCCGTCGGCGCGATCGCCTCGGGCATCGCCCGACTCGGCGTCGGTGGTCTCGTCGTCGACGCGGTCGTCGGCGCGGCCGTGATCCTCGGGCTGTACCTGTGGTCGCTCCGCAAGCCGCACGAGCAGGCCGCGGCCATCGAGGTCGACGTGGCCGCCAACGCGGTCTACACCCGCAAGGAACTGCGTGACCTGCAGCGCAAGAAGCGTGCCGCGCAGGTCGCCGAGCGCCGTGCGGAGCTGAGCCGCGAGCGCACCCTGCGCCGCATGGCCGGACGGAACGGAGGACGCCGCTGA
- a CDS encoding cation:proton antiporter → MDTAELLILLIGSLAVTGFARAKGLPAPLLVTAVALAASFLPGLPEMEIDSEVILTVILPPLLYSAALDVSWQSFRQSIKQIRRLGIFLVIVTALAVAVAAYVLIPDMDWPAAILLGAVVAPPDAVSAAAIGRKLGLPRRVMTVLSGESLINDAASLTLVRVFTLIAAGTSLTIWQDLGIFGLAIGVGLAVGIVLGVAVHWIRMRINDPVVETIMSILLPFVAYIVAEDLSGSGVIAVVTAGLYIGYNSPKEGYATRLQERPLWTSIDVILEGFVFALIGLQLKTVVQDLVESDRSLTQTLTAAAVVLVVVILVRPLFVFESYVRNRINGRWLRPLRVRLSRGHPSLRWLRGSAEPKLNWRELTVISWTGMRGVVTLAAAVSVVGNSVQIKAQDTIFVIAFVVTVGTLLLQGLTLPFVIRALKVQDPAEGEEDVRSEMRLNQRTTEAAIALLERRRPAWAEQYGAEASDSVVNRLKARLERQAETFRRDAEEEEDEERNAPLRLRGAQIQDIRRELLDRRREIVLEEREKGNLDEEVMRRVLVTLDAEELAMDSAQASRSRS, encoded by the coding sequence ATGGACACCGCGGAACTCCTCATCCTGTTGATCGGTTCACTCGCGGTGACCGGGTTCGCACGGGCGAAGGGACTCCCCGCTCCGCTGCTCGTGACGGCCGTGGCCCTCGCGGCGTCGTTCCTGCCCGGTCTGCCGGAGATGGAGATCGACTCCGAGGTGATCCTCACGGTCATCCTCCCGCCGCTGCTGTACTCGGCGGCGCTCGACGTGTCGTGGCAGAGCTTCCGGCAGTCCATCAAGCAGATCCGACGGCTCGGCATCTTCCTGGTCATCGTGACGGCCCTCGCGGTGGCGGTCGCGGCGTACGTCCTCATCCCCGACATGGACTGGCCGGCGGCGATCCTGCTCGGCGCCGTCGTCGCGCCGCCGGACGCCGTGTCGGCTGCGGCCATCGGCCGGAAGCTCGGGCTCCCCCGCCGCGTGATGACGGTGCTGTCCGGCGAGAGCCTCATCAACGACGCGGCGTCGCTGACCCTCGTGCGGGTCTTCACGCTCATCGCGGCGGGGACCTCGCTGACGATCTGGCAGGACCTCGGGATCTTCGGGCTCGCGATCGGCGTCGGCCTGGCGGTCGGGATCGTGCTCGGCGTCGCGGTGCACTGGATCCGGATGCGCATCAACGACCCGGTCGTCGAGACGATCATGAGCATCCTGCTGCCGTTCGTCGCCTACATCGTCGCCGAGGACCTCTCCGGCTCCGGGGTCATCGCGGTCGTCACCGCCGGCCTCTACATCGGCTACAACTCGCCGAAGGAGGGCTACGCGACCCGACTGCAGGAGCGCCCGCTGTGGACGAGCATCGACGTGATCCTCGAGGGCTTCGTCTTCGCCCTGATCGGCCTGCAGCTGAAGACCGTCGTGCAGGACCTGGTCGAGAGCGACCGGAGCCTGACCCAGACGCTCACCGCGGCGGCCGTCGTGCTGGTCGTCGTGATCCTGGTCCGGCCGCTCTTCGTGTTCGAGTCCTACGTGCGGAACCGCATCAACGGCCGGTGGCTCCGACCGCTGCGCGTCCGACTGTCCCGTGGGCACCCGTCGCTCCGCTGGCTGCGGGGATCCGCGGAGCCGAAGCTCAACTGGCGGGAGCTCACGGTCATCTCCTGGACCGGCATGCGCGGGGTGGTGACCCTCGCCGCGGCGGTGTCGGTCGTCGGCAACTCGGTCCAGATCAAGGCGCAGGACACCATCTTCGTGATCGCCTTCGTGGTGACGGTCGGAACGCTCCTGCTGCAGGGCCTGACCCTGCCCTTCGTGATCCGCGCGCTGAAGGTGCAGGACCCGGCCGAGGGCGAGGAGGACGTCCGCAGCGAGATGCGCCTCAACCAGCGGACGACCGAGGCCGCGATCGCGCTGCTCGAGCGGCGGCGGCCGGCGTGGGCCGAGCAGTACGGCGCCGAGGCATCGGACAGCGTCGTGAACCGGCTGAAGGCACGACTCGAACGGCAGGCCGAGACCTTCCGCCGCGACGCCGAGGAAGAGGAGGACGAGGAGCGGAACGCGCCCCTGCGGCTCCGCGGGGCGCAGATCCAGGACATCCGCCGCGAGCTGCTCGACCGACGCCGCGAGATCGTGCTCGAGGAGCGCGAGAAGGGCAACCTCGACGAGGAGGTCATGCGGCGCGTGCTCGTGACCCTCGACGCCGAGGAGCTCGCGATGGACTCGGCCCAGGCGTCCCGCAGCCGGAGCTGA
- a CDS encoding ABC transporter permease: MPEPQRISRYRRWYGTLHPSLQLIGLQLWMPLFFIVGFCLCYVFAFHAPHPHDVPVALVGSDPTLVAAVDKALPGEYVFHVYDSLARAKQDVLAGTVAVAYDPSANEVFKASAHQFQVASLVPATLSSVLTGIGVAAPTVTELAPLPAYDEYGTVAMYVMLAWCIGGYMVAMFIGIMGGPLRHRTRMTVIVVGGLVISLITNTLAGPVVGAIRGHWIELVLIAWGWIVAIGLAVNGLSYFVGRFIAAPAMICFVFLSMPSSGGAYPKWFMPEPFAWLNHVVVGSSMVDMIKHEIYGVGPGFGRGLITMGCYAAAGLVLMFFGKQWWERRRISAIVNNRTTMFQDAQNANREFLGKQRDAELERHGLTSTETGTLSVLRDDDWEDDRVSGDVFTGGRDGLEQETTPTGRIPVVRQADRSGPGRPGGPSNGPRTRPVPRVDASGRRPAPAGSRTTRSGAPEEREHGRHAER, encoded by the coding sequence GTGCCCGAACCGCAGCGGATCAGCCGCTACCGCCGCTGGTACGGCACGCTCCACCCGTCCCTGCAGCTCATCGGCCTGCAGCTCTGGATGCCGCTGTTCTTCATCGTCGGCTTCTGCCTCTGCTACGTCTTCGCGTTCCACGCCCCGCACCCGCACGACGTCCCCGTCGCCCTGGTCGGCAGCGACCCGACGCTCGTCGCCGCCGTCGACAAGGCCCTGCCCGGCGAGTACGTCTTCCACGTGTACGACTCCCTCGCCCGGGCGAAGCAGGACGTCCTCGCCGGCACGGTCGCCGTCGCCTACGACCCGTCCGCCAACGAGGTCTTCAAGGCCAGCGCCCACCAGTTCCAGGTCGCGTCGCTCGTCCCCGCGACGCTGAGCTCCGTGCTCACCGGGATCGGCGTCGCCGCCCCGACGGTCACGGAGCTCGCACCACTGCCCGCGTACGACGAGTACGGCACCGTCGCGATGTACGTCATGCTCGCCTGGTGCATCGGCGGCTACATGGTCGCGATGTTCATCGGCATCATGGGCGGCCCGCTGCGGCACCGCACCCGCATGACCGTGATCGTGGTCGGCGGCCTCGTGATCTCCCTCATCACGAACACGCTGGCCGGCCCCGTCGTCGGTGCCATCCGGGGACACTGGATCGAACTCGTCCTCATCGCGTGGGGCTGGATCGTCGCGATCGGTCTCGCGGTCAACGGGCTGAGCTACTTCGTCGGCCGCTTCATCGCCGCTCCCGCCATGATCTGCTTCGTCTTCCTGTCGATGCCGTCCTCCGGCGGGGCCTACCCGAAGTGGTTCATGCCGGAGCCGTTCGCATGGCTCAACCACGTCGTGGTCGGCTCGAGCATGGTCGACATGATCAAGCACGAGATCTACGGCGTCGGCCCCGGGTTCGGCCGTGGGCTGATCACCATGGGCTGCTACGCCGCGGCCGGGCTCGTGCTCATGTTCTTCGGCAAGCAGTGGTGGGAACGCCGTCGGATCTCCGCGATCGTGAACAACCGCACGACGATGTTCCAGGACGCGCAGAACGCGAACCGCGAGTTCCTGGGGAAGCAGCGGGACGCCGAGCTCGAGCGCCACGGCCTGACCTCCACCGAGACCGGCACGCTGAGCGTCCTGCGCGACGACGACTGGGAGGACGACCGCGTCTCCGGCGACGTCTTCACCGGCGGGCGCGACGGCCTCGAGCAGGAGACCACCCCGACCGGACGCATCCCCGTGGTGCGGCAGGCGGACCGGTCCGGTCCCGGTCGACCGGGAGGCCCGTCCAACGGGCCGCGCACCCGTCCCGTCCCGCGCGTGGACGCGTCCGGTCGCCGCCCGGCCCCGGCAGGATCGCGCACGACGCGCTCCGGTGCGCCCGAGGAACGCGAGCACGGGCGGCACGCCGAGCGCTGA